From a single Drosophila sulfurigaster albostrigata strain 15112-1811.04 chromosome 3, ASM2355843v2, whole genome shotgun sequence genomic region:
- the LOC133841092 gene encoding DNA polymerase epsilon subunit 2, with amino-acid sequence MDELAQLRKRITTSFKLCGFLIRSENSNFLAEQLLPFEPAEREKWMTVITENLQGQKLSTPHVERESLEKAINELNRVGLDEGETVFSVIDAFTVPRYRYNTRIKKFERDTQPRRLLTQPRMKSDYLQQRYAMLLQKTLRHDLFAPAVIQDGVAAEAQTKKFKLQYAENLLATSNMKEAVVLGLLTQLKEGKFYVEDPTGSVQLDLSGARFHAGFFCEGCFVLAEGSYANGVLKVDGLGFPPAEVASSSRAFFGTGNTWGGESAKLLKYSPRLQELERTNTETTLVFLSDVRLDLPVVMEKLRQLFVGYDSCPPQAIVLMGPFTASTRNHHELRHHLDALGALAAGCEQLKKQTDLILVPSTEDPTAPNIFPRAPLPECLAAGLLKVWPRTQLATNPCRLQYCTQQIVVCRLDLMAKFCRNTLHFPPDTEHIEQHFARTLVCQNHLVPIHPIAMPVHWDYDPALWLYPLPDLIVMGDSCQSFASTQHGCTVLNTGSFVKSKFAFKVYIPATRSIEDSEIPGDMELA; translated from the exons aTGGATGAATTGGCGCAGTTGCGCAAACGCATTACAACTTCATTCAAGTTGTGCGGTTTTCTTATACGTTCCGAGAACAGTAATTTCCTGGCGGAGCAGCTGCTTCCCTTTGAGCCCGCCGAGCGCGAGAAATGGATGACGGTCATCACAGAGAATCTACAGGGACAAAAACTATCAACGCCCCACGTCGAACGGGAATCACTAGAAAAAGCCATTAACGAGTTAAATCGCGTTGGCCTGGACGAAGGTGAAACTGTATTTTCGGTCATCGATGCCTTCACTGTGCCTCGCTATCGCTACAATACGCGCATCAAGAAATTTGAGCGGGATACGCAACCAAGACGCCTGCTCACCCAGCCGCGCATGAAATCGGATTATCTGCAGCAGCGCTATGCCATGTTGTTACAAAAAACCCTGCGACACGATCTCTTTGCACCAGCTGTCATCCAGGATGGAGTTGCAGCTGAAGCACAGAcgaagaaattcaaattgcagtATGCTGAGAATTTGTTGGCCACCTCGAATATGAAGGAAGCAGTGGTGCTGGGCTTGCTTACCCAGCTTAAGGAGGGCAAATTCTATGTGGAGGATCCCACAGGCAGCGTGCAGCTCGATCTGAGTGGCGCTCGCTTCCATGCTGGATTCTTTTGCGAGGGCTGCTTTGTGCTTGCCGAGGGCAGCTATGCGAATGGTGTGCTCAAGG TTGATGGTCTAGGCTTCCCACCCGCTGAGGTGGCGAGCAGCAGTCGCGCCTTCTTTGGAACTGGAAACACTTGGGGCGGAGAATCCGCGAAGCTGCTGAAATACTCACCGCGTCTGCAGGAATTGGAGCGAACAAATACAGAGACTACACTCGTATTTCTCTCCGATGTGCGTCTTGATTTACCTGTAGTGATGGAGAAACTGCGTCAACTCTTTGTGGGCTACGATTCGTGTCCACCTCAGGCTATTGTGCTTATGGGTCCGTTTACCGCGAGCACACGCAATCATCACGAGCTGCGTCATCACTTGGATGCGCTGGGCGCCTTGGCCGCTGGCTGTGAGCAGCTGAAAAAGCAAACGGATCTCATACTGGTGCCTTCTACTGAGGATCCTACGGCACCCAACATATTTCCACGTGCTCCACTACCAGAATGCTTGGCCGCTGGTCTGCTCAAGGTCTGGCCACGCACCCAGTTGGCCACGAATCCCTGCCGGCTGCAGTATTGCACCCAACAAATTGTGGTGTGTCGTCTGGATTTGATGGCCAAGTTTTGCCGCAACACGTTGCATTTCCCTCCAGACACCGAGCACATTGAACAGCATTTTGCACGCACGCTTGTCTGTCAGAATCATCTGGTGCCCATACATCCCATTGCGATGCCCGTGCACTGGGATTACGATCCAGCATTGTGGCTTTACCCCTTGCCCGATCTCATTGTCATGGGCGATTCGTGTCAAAGTTTTGCCAGCACTCAACATGGCTGCACGGTGTTGAACACCGGCTCCTTTGTCAAGTCGAAGTTTGCGTTCAAGGTTTACATACCGGCGACACGCAGCATCGAGGACTCGGAGATACCCGGCGACATGGAGTTGGCCTAG